Proteins found in one Fibrobacter succinogenes genomic segment:
- the pyrC gene encoding dihydroorotase: MTSTPNNTELTLPLPDDFHAHLRQGELMPGYVRDLVSQFGRAIIMPNTVPAMTSAAAIADYKKQILEAAAPVRPDFEPLMTFKLNPNYTEQDLKDMMAVGVVAGKYYPAGVTTNSADGISDFEAVFPVVAMMEKLGLVLCVHGEEPGEFCLDREPAFIKRVETLAEKFPKLRIVFEHLSSAKSVEAVKRLPANVAATFTVHHLMMTLDDIVGDALRPHHFCKPLPKRPEDRKAIREAAFSGNPKFFLGTDSAPHQQGKKECPCGAAGVYSAPVAIPLLVQEFERAGALDKLPNFIAGFGADFYGLPRTTKQIKVVKELWTVPAIVNGVVPLAAGQTLEWKLK; this comes from the coding sequence ATGACATCGACTCCAAACAACACCGAACTTACCCTTCCTTTACCTGACGATTTTCATGCCCATTTACGCCAGGGCGAACTCATGCCCGGTTATGTCCGCGATCTCGTAAGCCAGTTTGGTCGCGCCATCATTATGCCGAACACCGTGCCCGCCATGACAAGCGCAGCTGCGATTGCCGATTACAAAAAGCAGATTCTCGAAGCGGCCGCTCCCGTGCGTCCGGATTTTGAACCGCTCATGACATTCAAGCTGAACCCGAATTACACGGAACAAGACTTGAAGGACATGATGGCCGTAGGTGTTGTCGCCGGCAAATACTACCCCGCAGGCGTCACGACAAATAGCGCCGACGGCATCAGCGATTTTGAAGCGGTCTTCCCCGTTGTCGCCATGATGGAAAAACTCGGCCTTGTGCTGTGCGTCCACGGCGAAGAACCCGGCGAATTCTGCCTCGACCGCGAACCGGCATTTATCAAGCGAGTGGAAACACTTGCCGAAAAGTTTCCGAAGCTCCGCATCGTCTTTGAGCACCTGAGCAGCGCCAAATCCGTCGAAGCGGTAAAACGCCTCCCGGCAAACGTCGCTGCCACATTCACGGTGCACCATCTGATGATGACTCTCGACGATATCGTTGGCGATGCACTCCGCCCGCACCATTTCTGCAAGCCGCTCCCCAAGCGTCCTGAAGACCGCAAAGCCATCCGCGAAGCAGCCTTCAGCGGAAACCCGAAATTCTTCCTCGGTACCGATTCCGCACCCCACCAGCAAGGCAAAAAAGAATGCCCATGCGGAGCCGCCGGCGTTTACAGCGCCCCCGTCGCCATCCCGCTTCTGGTGCAGGAATTTGAACGCGCAGGCGCACTCGACAAGCTCCCCAACTTTATCGCAGGATTCGGCGCCGATTTTTACGGTTTACCGCGTACCACAAAGCAAATCAAGGTTGTCAAGGAATTGTGGACCGTGCCCGCCATCGTGAACGGAGTTGTTCCGCTCGCCGCCGGACAAACGCTCGAATGGAAGCTGAAATAA
- a CDS encoding tetratricopeptide repeat protein has translation MKKGCLLFLIVAIAVPVAYLLISNHSKKVEIQKEIDSVETVFENAEKEERKSPEPRESKPLDLEKTIRLFHILNDGYSTTKSMFEYLQFMAAQDYSGIPDEVLEAEKKLLPLYKGIRTAEYDLNETQKRRYWGAIKNSVDLKTVTSPIAQIAATGGFDPTAFVSLATMSLASGTNFYTEIQRNDEIEKSAKKALEENKEAYLSYLSEYTVLYLKYLAMWNEMCLLRDKAYLAINNGDIDGALESLNAVLQKYPTDSESQLLKSFCLLYKAEQGIGVSGDVHNADNARDILNQYVKEHPDRAAPALLLLGTYYTLLGDDKKAATLFDQSSVEYPREAEKLLDMYNSYNYRNYILKSKEGHVVLEHYKSMMEGFGFYSPNFQKAMVAYNKGNFANAKEEILKHFFRRGNQEVYDYLISDMKFVERYMPKILDMIFEEHSFLDLQTYNPTLSFSDKLAIEIENRSDKRLSNVRLFICLHMTDMYADDYLVKKMETTINNIEPYSKASFGKLQLNYELYGKQKNSVEDIVSARAIIMTDSLIIWVDEDKIKRTNISKKMGAKRFSKATLHQLTTGCSYEMKEKEGLLSSMVGSKKMVFHFPRSLVALNPFFSFGELNSKDAMLASSVVLNGENIDVSFDKQSAFASKTVPLYISTLEGKGYFDITFDAEGNITKMSVFKY, from the coding sequence ATGAAAAAAGGTTGCTTGCTATTTCTGATTGTTGCTATTGCGGTTCCTGTCGCGTATCTTTTGATATCGAATCACTCGAAAAAAGTCGAGATTCAAAAAGAAATTGATTCGGTCGAGACTGTTTTCGAAAATGCGGAAAAAGAGGAACGTAAATCTCCCGAGCCGCGAGAATCTAAACCGCTTGATCTTGAAAAGACAATCCGCCTGTTCCATATTTTGAACGATGGGTATTCGACAACGAAGAGCATGTTCGAGTACTTGCAGTTCATGGCGGCTCAAGATTATAGCGGCATTCCGGATGAAGTCCTCGAAGCGGAAAAGAAATTGCTCCCGCTTTATAAGGGCATTCGCACGGCCGAATATGATTTGAATGAAACGCAAAAGAGACGTTATTGGGGCGCTATAAAAAATTCTGTCGATCTTAAAACAGTAACTTCTCCGATTGCGCAAATCGCTGCAACGGGAGGTTTTGATCCTACAGCATTTGTATCACTTGCGACAATGAGCCTTGCTTCGGGAACAAATTTTTATACCGAAATCCAGAGAAATGATGAAATTGAAAAAAGCGCAAAAAAGGCTCTTGAAGAAAATAAAGAAGCTTACTTAAGCTATTTAAGCGAATATACAGTACTTTATTTGAAATATTTGGCAATGTGGAATGAAATGTGCCTGTTGCGTGATAAGGCGTACCTTGCCATCAACAATGGCGATATTGATGGCGCGCTGGAATCGCTCAATGCGGTGCTACAGAAGTATCCTACTGATTCAGAATCGCAACTGCTTAAATCTTTTTGCTTGCTTTATAAAGCGGAACAAGGTATAGGCGTTTCCGGTGATGTGCATAATGCGGATAACGCTCGCGACATTCTGAATCAATACGTAAAGGAACATCCTGATAGAGCGGCGCCAGCATTGCTTTTGTTGGGAACATATTACACATTGCTGGGTGACGATAAAAAGGCTGCAACCTTGTTTGATCAGTCTTCTGTGGAATATCCTCGCGAAGCGGAAAAATTATTGGACATGTACAATTCCTACAATTACCGCAATTACATTCTGAAATCCAAAGAAGGCCATGTGGTTTTGGAACACTATAAGTCCATGATGGAAGGCTTTGGATTTTATTCGCCGAACTTCCAAAAGGCAATGGTCGCTTATAATAAAGGAAATTTTGCCAATGCTAAAGAAGAAATTTTAAAACACTTTTTCCGTCGCGGAAATCAAGAAGTGTATGATTACTTGATTTCTGACATGAAGTTTGTGGAACGCTATATGCCCAAAATTTTGGATATGATTTTTGAAGAACATTCTTTCTTGGATTTGCAGACGTACAATCCGACGCTTTCGTTTTCGGATAAGCTTGCCATTGAAATTGAAAACCGCTCCGACAAGCGCCTTTCGAATGTTCGCCTGTTTATCTGCTTGCATATGACCGATATGTATGCCGATGATTATTTGGTGAAGAAAATGGAAACGACAATCAATAACATCGAGCCTTATTCCAAGGCGAGTTTCGGAAAGCTGCAACTGAATTATGAATTGTACGGGAAACAAAAGAATAGCGTCGAGGACATCGTTTCTGCAAGAGCTATTATCATGACGGATAGCTTGATTATCTGGGTCGATGAAGATAAGATCAAGCGTACGAATATTTCGAAAAAGATGGGCGCTAAACGCTTTAGCAAGGCTACCCTCCATCAGCTCACTACAGGTTGTTCTTATGAAATGAAAGAAAAAGAGGGCTTGTTGAGTAGCATGGTTGGCTCAAAGAAAATGGTGTTTCATTTTCCGAGATCCTTGGTGGCGTTAAATCCGTTCTTCTCGTTCGGTGAGTTGAATAGTAAAGATGCGATGCTTGCGTCGTCGGTGGTTTTGAATGGTGAAAATATCGATGTCTCTTTTGATAAGCAATCGGCATTCGCATCAAAGACGGTCCCGCTATATATAAGCACTCTTGAAGGTAAAGGCTATTTCGATATCACTTTCGATGCAGAAGGTAATATTACCAAAATGTCGGTGTTTAAGTACTAG
- a CDS encoding OmpA family protein, which translates to MNLVKTIGRFLPVALSLAVLVACGDKKTEKPAPVKQPEPVKVEAPAPEPEQPAPFDFSKFAAIKNNSQVFLTTRGEVAAFLNDAFAKVEKGQASAIEFPNVSSLFELASAELSSEGRAIIAELAPKFAQTNMEATILVEGYTCDLGSVAYNDELSQRRAETVKAEIAKYVPASKITAKWYGKRMFKKFKYDTRDEYRRVNIRIQ; encoded by the coding sequence ATGAATTTGGTAAAAACAATTGGTCGTTTTCTTCCGGTAGCTCTTTCTCTCGCAGTGCTCGTGGCCTGCGGCGATAAAAAAACTGAAAAACCCGCTCCAGTAAAGCAGCCCGAACCGGTCAAGGTCGAGGCTCCGGCACCGGAACCAGAACAGCCGGCACCGTTCGACTTCTCCAAGTTTGCCGCCATCAAGAACAACTCTCAGGTATTCTTGACCACCCGTGGCGAAGTGGCTGCATTCCTTAACGACGCTTTTGCCAAGGTTGAAAAAGGTCAGGCCTCTGCAATTGAATTCCCGAACGTAAGCAGCCTCTTTGAACTCGCCAGTGCAGAACTCAGCAGCGAAGGCCGCGCCATCATCGCAGAACTCGCACCCAAGTTTGCACAGACCAACATGGAAGCAACGATTCTCGTTGAAGGTTACACCTGCGACCTCGGTTCCGTGGCATACAACGATGAACTTTCTCAGCGCCGCGCCGAAACCGTCAAGGCTGAAATCGCCAAATACGTTCCGGCATCCAAGATCACAGCAAAGTGGTACGGCAAGCGCATGTTCAAGAAGTTCAAGTACGATACAAGAGACGAATACCGTCGCGTGAACATCCGCATCCAGTAA
- the sbcD gene encoding exonuclease subunit SbcD — translation MKFIHTADWHLGNTMHDIDRTRESGAFLEWLKSEIETVGAQALIIAGDIFDVVNPSNMAKTQYYNFLSSLFKTKCSNVVVIGGNHDSGTLLDAPAGILDALNIKVIGSINNREVNDLVFELNDAQGNAIGICCAVPFMRDLELEQFYKYSEKPVGGECADVASDDLLKRLYADVYRRAVELRGGRNIPIIATGHLYASNLSGRDAGIAVDDGVREVVGTLGNVDVSTFPSEADYVALGHIHYTSMVAKNPKVRYSGSPFVMGFDEANCKRYVLAVDVAQGAVPTVDKIEVPKAIRFEQFKGDFETLKLKLRDLEKELVANPMETYVDLLLTSGEFVSLNDALEKEETGKHFVVKRHRISRDVLRSGTSFDDCVESTKQYTKEDYFRMLIASNLQENDESAAVKNQYDKFISLFNEAVSKAHE, via the coding sequence ATGAAGTTTATCCATACCGCAGACTGGCATCTTGGCAATACGATGCACGATATTGATCGCACGCGAGAATCGGGTGCGTTTTTAGAATGGCTTAAATCGGAAATTGAAACGGTTGGCGCTCAGGCGCTTATCATTGCGGGGGATATCTTCGATGTGGTGAATCCTTCGAACATGGCAAAAACGCAGTACTACAATTTTTTGTCATCGCTCTTTAAGACGAAATGCTCCAATGTTGTTGTTATTGGCGGGAATCATGATTCTGGAACGCTCTTGGATGCGCCTGCAGGCATCCTTGATGCGTTGAACATTAAAGTGATTGGCTCCATCAATAATCGCGAAGTTAATGATTTGGTTTTTGAATTGAATGATGCCCAGGGGAATGCGATTGGCATTTGCTGCGCAGTGCCGTTCATGCGCGATTTGGAATTGGAACAATTTTACAAGTATTCCGAAAAGCCTGTTGGTGGAGAATGTGCGGATGTTGCTTCAGATGATTTGTTAAAGCGCCTTTATGCTGATGTATATCGTCGTGCTGTTGAATTGCGTGGGGGTCGCAACATTCCCATTATTGCAACGGGACATTTGTATGCATCGAATCTCTCGGGCCGCGATGCTGGAATTGCTGTAGATGACGGTGTTCGTGAAGTTGTTGGGACGCTTGGCAATGTGGATGTTTCAACGTTCCCGAGTGAAGCGGATTATGTAGCGCTCGGGCATATTCACTATACATCGATGGTCGCCAAAAATCCGAAAGTGCGCTATTCTGGTTCGCCATTCGTGATGGGCTTTGATGAGGCGAATTGCAAACGCTATGTGCTTGCGGTTGATGTGGCTCAAGGTGCGGTTCCTACAGTTGATAAAATTGAAGTTCCGAAGGCGATTCGTTTTGAACAGTTCAAGGGTGATTTCGAAACGCTCAAATTGAAATTGCGCGACTTGGAAAAGGAACTCGTTGCGAATCCGATGGAAACGTATGTCGATTTGCTTTTGACATCAGGTGAATTTGTGAGCTTGAATGATGCTTTGGAAAAAGAAGAAACGGGCAAGCATTTTGTGGTCAAGCGCCACCGTATTTCGCGTGATGTATTGCGTAGTGGAACCAGTTTTGATGATTGTGTTGAATCGACAAAACAGTACACGAAAGAAGATTATTTTAGAATGTTGATTGCTTCGAATCTTCAAGAAAACGATGAATCGGCTGCTGTAAAAAATCAATACGATAAGTTTATTAGTTTGTTCAATGAGGCTGTAAGCAAGGCGCACGAATAG
- a CDS encoding ABC transporter permease, whose protein sequence is MQEKQLKNWQKMTPIGRLFHTLGIFILKRRIGQLIALFFRTVASLFDKSHNFKSDTRNIILQTFFTGVEIIIPLFIVATLFGTVVIIEVLSLMGKMGFSDIVGNLMVVVIIRELSPILTAFLIAGRSGSSLTTYIGSMVIDSEVDALATMGINPIRYLVMPSVIGGTIATIISNIIFSASAIGAGFLVTKGIIFITGNAPNLQITWNYLSTEIIKALTIPDFVFAIVKPFVFGIIITINACYQALNIKRDIRLVPKATSRSVITSFLYIVFADVVLSLFYFISYMQNLSTII, encoded by the coding sequence ATGCAAGAGAAGCAACTTAAAAACTGGCAAAAGATGACTCCCATCGGGCGTTTGTTCCACACGCTCGGGATTTTCATCTTGAAAAGGAGAATAGGGCAACTAATAGCCTTGTTCTTCCGTACAGTAGCATCTCTCTTCGACAAAAGCCACAACTTCAAGAGCGACACCCGCAATATCATATTGCAGACTTTCTTTACGGGCGTCGAAATTATTATACCGCTGTTCATCGTCGCCACGTTGTTCGGAACCGTCGTCATCATCGAAGTGCTTTCGCTCATGGGCAAAATGGGTTTCTCGGATATTGTGGGTAACCTCATGGTGGTGGTCATTATCCGCGAATTAAGCCCGATTCTTACAGCGTTTCTCATCGCAGGCCGTTCTGGATCTTCGCTCACGACCTACATTGGCAGCATGGTCATCGATTCCGAAGTGGACGCGCTTGCGACCATGGGCATCAACCCCATCCGTTATCTGGTCATGCCTAGCGTTATCGGCGGCACAATCGCAACGATTATCTCGAACATCATCTTTAGTGCAAGCGCAATCGGAGCAGGCTTCCTCGTCACGAAGGGAATCATCTTCATTACCGGTAACGCCCCCAACTTGCAAATCACCTGGAATTACCTTTCTACCGAAATCATCAAGGCGCTTACCATTCCCGACTTTGTCTTTGCGATTGTAAAACCGTTTGTCTTCGGAATCATCATCACCATCAACGCTTGCTACCAGGCACTGAATATCAAACGCGATATCCGCCTCGTGCCCAAAGCTACATCGCGTTCGGTCATTACCTCTTTCCTCTATATCGTTTTTGCTGACGTCGTGCTCTCGTTGTTCTACTTTATCAGTTACATGCAGAACCTCTCAACGATTATCTAA
- a CDS encoding ABC transporter ATP-binding protein, translating into MLDEALRLEDIYLSTSELSGTLFSIPRAVSYFENIRSSESNEDYQLIAGANLSLKLGETICIGGPSGKGKSAILRMIAGLARPLKGHIYYFGEYIPAERLDALEVAKRQVGFVLQNAALISNLRVVDNIALPLRYHKMGTDEEITKKVNMAMDLMRVRNFANMFPHELSVGMQKRVAIARSWAMDPKLLLMDEPTAGLDNYNRRNLLPLIDNMRTMFKTTIIIVTHDLMIAKELNCNLVFLHKKKFTEPHSFDYWLHSDSEISKDQFRDLQSNE; encoded by the coding sequence ATGCTAGACGAAGCCCTAAGACTTGAAGATATATACCTTTCGACAAGCGAACTGTCGGGAACTCTGTTCTCGATCCCAAGAGCCGTTAGCTACTTTGAAAACATCAGATCGAGTGAAAGCAACGAGGACTACCAACTCATCGCAGGCGCTAATCTCTCATTAAAGCTTGGCGAAACGATTTGCATTGGCGGACCATCCGGTAAAGGTAAAAGCGCCATTCTCCGCATGATTGCGGGGCTTGCACGCCCCCTCAAAGGGCATATCTATTACTTTGGCGAATACATTCCGGCAGAACGCCTCGACGCACTTGAAGTCGCTAAACGTCAAGTTGGCTTTGTTCTCCAGAACGCCGCCCTTATTTCGAACCTGAGAGTTGTAGACAACATCGCACTTCCGCTTCGTTACCATAAAATGGGCACTGACGAAGAAATTACGAAAAAAGTCAACATGGCTATGGACTTGATGCGCGTCCGCAATTTTGCAAACATGTTCCCGCACGAACTGAGTGTGGGCATGCAAAAGCGTGTGGCCATCGCTAGGTCTTGGGCCATGGACCCGAAGCTTTTGCTCATGGATGAACCGACCGCGGGCCTCGACAACTACAACCGCCGAAACTTGCTGCCGTTGATTGACAACATGCGTACCATGTTCAAGACGACCATCATTATCGTTACGCATGATCTCATGATTGCAAAAGAACTGAACTGCAACCTCGTATTTTTGCACAAGAAAAAATTCACCGAACCGCATTCTTTTGACTACTGGCTCCACTCGGATAGTGAAATTTCGAAGGACCAGTTCCGCGATCTACAATCCAATGAATAA
- a CDS encoding AAA family ATPase yields MKIKKIEFCNINSLAHEWTIDFESPDFAKSGMFCISGPTGSGKTSILDAICLGLYGKTPRLGAIVGDTNEVMTYGAKNCYAKVTFECGGTVYSARWDQHRSVRTNKLQKYSWVLTNETLQTVEASFSKQSEIEATMTRVIGLDFGQFTKSMMLAQGEFNKFLKCNENERAAILEKLTGDGIYRKIAVAVHDLYASANRAVEDIEVKIGDVSLLSDEELAELSAKITDAEQQKKRLAEDAERLLYICTWFENLHGFEKLLSDAKNQLEKAKSAQTEFEPNRKKLERALHAQEVESSFVEFKSVRDNLARMKSQLEENKTKLPAAAENLEKASAQNREAQAAFEKCKAEYSANESVWEQVSSIDADIRNARVQLKNAKDAVAKIAGEAEETQKKISDTDKRLSDNEMALEKVEKYIAENQKDESIDGQLSLLKSQIAEWKNESENVSVEVQKLEVLKKALQDFDADFEKQKLDLRSLQEYLTEHQADAELVNVLPEMNGLANDAERHHKELVRLQIEIAAKQKQLENVKAECSQILEKLTALQKNKETIIQEDIPVVVAELRRNLKPHEPCPVCGSREHISCEDSVKIENGTNSLNDFADKLRKINSEMEQLQRSLDSFTTQQKHFEEVLSENAQKQKEESDADSSALEQLNAKLEPWKISATLETARAILQKLSELKNAYLQKKEKADALQNEVNHAAVNRASLVGEANAAEESLKKSQSKLQKVSQEIETALAEWFSNIRMEDVDALLAELEKKNSWWKKAQEKKLKVENELNMDRSAKVQHQENLAQAKMRLDEAAAKQNEIQQNLDALDTKRKEIFGEKSVEMERNKARTLRESAESWANESLRKEQQMRETKMALDNSIAELDRHIAEAEPKLTQSQANFLENLSMKGFADEQEFAAAKLPEAERKSLQQLQKNVDDNLTTAQTSVKNFNDQLAKHLEKQNFEESEETAKQNRDTAKAKLNECTVNLATWTEQKKSDDLLRQKFNDMQAELLKLKSKRADWEQMQRWFNGNRLDTGNGDVFVRFIQTITLRNLLKIANGYLRDMFPRYEMVTAPNTLNIQLVDHDNSDVVRPIDNISGGEGFLVSLSLALGISTLASRNVRIDSMFLDEGFGTLDAKMLQETVFVLQKMQQEKGKLLGVITHVDLVKNELPTHIEVTPCGGRSVLSGAGVKS; encoded by the coding sequence ATGAAGATTAAGAAGATTGAATTTTGCAATATCAACTCCCTTGCTCATGAATGGACGATTGATTTTGAATCTCCTGATTTTGCGAAGAGCGGTATGTTTTGCATTTCGGGGCCGACCGGTTCTGGAAAGACTTCGATTCTTGATGCCATTTGCCTTGGTTTGTATGGTAAGACGCCGCGCTTGGGCGCCATTGTGGGCGATACGAATGAGGTGATGACGTATGGCGCCAAGAATTGCTACGCCAAGGTGACTTTTGAATGTGGAGGTACTGTATATTCTGCGCGTTGGGACCAGCATCGTTCTGTAAGGACGAATAAACTCCAGAAATATTCTTGGGTGCTGACGAATGAAACATTGCAAACGGTGGAGGCTTCTTTCTCGAAGCAGTCTGAAATCGAAGCGACGATGACGCGCGTGATTGGCCTTGATTTTGGTCAGTTTACCAAGTCGATGATGCTTGCGCAGGGCGAATTTAACAAGTTCCTAAAGTGCAATGAGAATGAACGCGCTGCAATTCTCGAAAAACTCACGGGCGATGGAATTTACAGAAAGATTGCTGTTGCCGTTCATGATTTGTATGCGAGTGCAAATCGTGCGGTCGAGGATATTGAAGTTAAAATTGGCGATGTGAGTTTGTTGAGCGATGAAGAGCTCGCGGAATTGAGTGCAAAAATTACGGATGCCGAACAGCAAAAGAAAAGGCTTGCCGAAGATGCGGAACGCCTTCTTTATATTTGCACATGGTTTGAAAATCTGCATGGCTTTGAAAAGCTTTTGTCGGATGCGAAAAATCAATTAGAAAAAGCGAAAAGCGCGCAAACGGAGTTCGAACCGAATCGCAAAAAATTGGAACGTGCGTTGCATGCGCAAGAAGTGGAATCGTCATTTGTCGAATTTAAATCAGTTCGCGATAATCTTGCCCGCATGAAATCGCAACTCGAAGAGAATAAGACGAAACTCCCTGCTGCTGCGGAAAATCTTGAAAAGGCTTCTGCTCAAAATCGCGAGGCGCAGGCTGCTTTTGAAAAGTGCAAGGCGGAATATTCTGCGAATGAATCTGTTTGGGAACAGGTTTCTTCAATTGATGCTGATATTCGCAATGCTCGTGTGCAGTTGAAGAACGCAAAGGATGCTGTTGCAAAGATAGCGGGCGAAGCCGAAGAAACGCAAAAGAAAATTAGCGACACGGACAAGCGGCTTTCTGATAATGAAATGGCTTTGGAAAAAGTGGAAAAGTACATTGCCGAAAATCAGAAAGACGAATCGATTGATGGTCAACTTTCGCTTTTGAAATCGCAGATTGCAGAATGGAAAAATGAAAGCGAAAATGTTTCTGTCGAAGTGCAAAAACTAGAAGTTCTGAAAAAAGCTTTGCAAGATTTTGATGCGGACTTTGAAAAACAAAAGTTGGATTTGCGATCGTTGCAGGAATATTTGACGGAACATCAAGCAGATGCGGAACTTGTAAATGTTCTTCCTGAAATGAATGGCTTGGCAAATGATGCGGAACGCCATCATAAAGAATTGGTGCGCTTGCAAATTGAAATCGCTGCAAAGCAAAAGCAACTCGAAAATGTGAAGGCCGAATGTTCGCAAATTCTTGAAAAACTAACCGCTTTGCAAAAAAATAAAGAAACGATTATTCAAGAAGATATTCCTGTTGTTGTCGCGGAATTGCGCCGTAACTTGAAGCCTCACGAACCTTGCCCTGTTTGCGGTTCTCGCGAGCACATCTCTTGCGAGGATTCCGTAAAGATTGAAAATGGCACAAATAGCCTTAATGATTTTGCAGATAAATTGCGCAAAATCAATAGCGAGATGGAGCAACTCCAACGTTCATTGGATAGCTTTACAACGCAACAGAAGCATTTTGAAGAAGTGCTCAGTGAAAATGCGCAAAAGCAAAAAGAAGAATCAGATGCGGATTCGAGTGCGCTAGAACAGCTGAATGCAAAACTCGAACCTTGGAAAATCTCTGCAACGCTTGAAACGGCGCGCGCAATTTTGCAAAAACTTTCTGAATTGAAGAACGCCTACTTGCAGAAAAAAGAAAAAGCCGATGCTTTGCAGAACGAAGTCAATCACGCTGCGGTAAATCGTGCAAGCCTTGTGGGTGAAGCAAATGCCGCCGAAGAATCGCTAAAAAAATCCCAATCTAAATTGCAAAAAGTTTCTCAGGAAATTGAAACTGCTCTTGCAGAATGGTTCTCGAACATCCGCATGGAAGATGTTGATGCGCTGCTTGCCGAACTAGAAAAGAAAAATTCCTGGTGGAAAAAGGCGCAGGAGAAAAAGCTCAAGGTCGAGAATGAATTGAACATGGACCGCTCCGCTAAAGTTCAGCATCAAGAAAATCTTGCGCAGGCCAAAATGCGGTTGGACGAAGCGGCTGCCAAGCAAAATGAAATCCAGCAAAATCTGGATGCGCTCGATACAAAGCGCAAAGAAATTTTTGGTGAAAAGTCTGTAGAAATGGAACGCAATAAGGCGCGAACTTTACGCGAATCCGCGGAAAGTTGGGCGAACGAATCGCTTCGCAAAGAACAGCAAATGCGCGAAACGAAAATGGCTCTTGACAATTCCATTGCGGAACTTGACCGCCATATAGCCGAGGCCGAGCCGAAGCTTACACAATCGCAGGCGAATTTCTTGGAAAATCTTTCGATGAAAGGCTTTGCGGATGAGCAGGAATTTGCCGCTGCAAAACTTCCCGAAGCGGAACGAAAATCGCTCCAGCAATTGCAAAAGAACGTAGACGACAATTTGACAACCGCGCAGACTTCGGTCAAGAATTTTAATGACCAGTTGGCGAAACATCTAGAGAAGCAGAACTTTGAAGAATCCGAAGAAACGGCAAAGCAAAATCGCGACACCGCAAAAGCGAAATTGAACGAATGCACTGTAAATCTCGCGACATGGACAGAACAGAAAAAGAGTGATGATTTGCTCCGCCAAAAGTTCAACGACATGCAGGCGGAACTTTTAAAACTCAAGTCGAAGCGCGCTGATTGGGAGCAAATGCAACGCTGGTTTAATGGCAACAGACTTGACACGGGTAATGGCGATGTGTTCGTTCGATTCATCCAGACGATTACGTTGCGTAATTTGTTAAAAATTGCGAACGGCTATTTGCGCGATATGTTCCCGCGGTATGAAATGGTAACGGCGCCGAATACGCTCAACATCCAGCTTGTCGATCATGACAACAGCGATGTCGTGCGTCCGATTGACAACATCTCGGGTGGTGAAGGATTTCTTGTGAGCCTCTCACTTGCGCTTGGAATTTCGACTCTCGCAAGTCGCAACGTGCGCATAGATTCCATGTTCCTTGATGAAGGTTTTGGAACGCTCGATGCCAAGATGCTTCAGGAAACGGTTTTTGTGCTCCAGAAAATGCAGCAGGAGAAAGGCAAGCTTCTCGGCGTGATTACGCATGTGGATTTGGTCAAGAATGAACTCCCCACGCATATCGAAGTTACGCCTTGCGGTGGCCGCAGCGTCCTCAGTGGCGCCGGTGTGAAAAGCTGA